ATTCCTATTTGACCAACAATGAATCTCAACCCAACCCACCTACTGAAACACTCTTCAAATATGATGTTTCAATTCAAAACGAACCTCTACTTTGATTTCCTATCAGAGAAGGATACAGaccaaaaaaatattcatttcctaTTACCCCCCCCCCTAATAAACCCTTAGTTACATTTGCAAGGAATACCACACCTGTGTGTGGTAGCCCGAATGCGAAGATGGGAAAATATCAGAGCCATGTAAATGAAGAGGATCTTGGTTGTTTACAGATGGAAAGGAGACACCACTACTACTGGCTGATGGAGCATGTTGCTGCTGCTGTGGGCGATGAGATGAATAGGATCCACCCAAATTAAATGCTCCAGATCTCCCCATCTGAGCAATTCACACACAAGAATTAGAGAAAATCTCATAATACATACAGCATGAAGAAGAAAAGATATACTTCTTTTTCAGCAAATGaagaagaaattgaaacaaataacTCATATAATACGTACAGCAAGCAATAATTccagaaatgaaaaagaaaatagtcCAATTTTCAGTTTTATAAGAAGAGACTCACAGAGAATTGCTGAGATTGCATCATTGAAATGGTATTGTCATGAAGTTGCTCCTTCTGGTGCAAATCCATTGCATAATCAGCATTTCCACCTGTATAATATCTAATAATATGGTCAAGAACATaatggttttaaaaaaataatatagcaTCACAAGAACGAAAGGTAAGCTATTAAAGGCACCAATAGAACAGCTATAAAAACTCAGTAGATGGTCAATATAGTAGACTAACTGCAATATTAAGAACTGATATAACTTAAAGCTGGATTCTACAGAACGAAAAGTGATAAAGAAATACAGCATTTATTACTGTCAACCAGAATGTAAAATTAAAGCAGAACCACGTCACAGAATATCTGTGCACCTTTAAAGCCTGGTAAAGCAGGGAAATCTTCATTTTGAATGCTGAACTCTTGGTTCTGTTGAACAATGGGAGTAAGACCTTGTTTTCGTAATGAACctgttataaatttttttaacttaaattgcTATAACTCAGCAACAGGAAAAAAAGCCAAAAGAAAGAATCAGAAAGCATCTTCTTCACTTACCCAATTGTCCTTGAGGCCCTCCAGAAGAGTTAGGACGACTTGTCAACTGAGGGAAATCATTAGTTATGTCAAAAGGGGAATTTTCATTTGAGTTCACATCATTCAACATTCCCAGAGAGCTAAGATTGTTCACAGCTTGAACATGGCCCTGGGAAAGTGGACCCCCAGCACTAGGATAAGAATTGCCTAACATTGAAATTACCTGAGGAGATCCTGAATCCAGGAAGTGTCATTCCCATGAACAATTATGGCTAAACTAGTAAATCCACAAAACACACATTCGGTCATATAAAAGTAAtaatcccaaaaatataaaaCTGAAACATGTATTCAGGATCAACTAAGAATTAGAATGCAAGAAAAGAAATCAGAATACCAATAAAAAAGAGTGAGGAATAGGAATCTAAATTCTGGCCATTGGCAATTATAGCCAGTACCATAACCAAATGCAAATCTTTCTTACAAGTGACCAACAATTTTTCACAGTAACATACCTTGAGGAAGCATACTGCTCATCAACCGATTCTGTCCCTGCAAACTTAAACTTCCTGATCCACTATTGGCACTTAAATTTAGACGAGATGCAAGACCAGGTACAGATAATCCTCCACCAGAGCTCATACTCCTCCCGATGTTGCCTCCACCAACCATGTTTCCCATAGAACTCGAGATCCTAGGACCTGCATTTCCCAAAATTGGGGATACTCCCAATCCTGGAACAGCATTACGGTTACCAATTGCAGCAGAGGTTGGTAGAATCCCAGGTATAGAACCACCAACTCCATTTGTGTTACTACTAAATCCAGGGTTTCCTACAACACTAATACCTCCTCTATTTGTCACTCCTGAATGTCCATGGGAGCCGCCATGAGATAACTGCAAAATGGTATCAATGAGAAATAGAGTACATGATACAAGAAAGTTAGATGTCATTTTCTTcctattatttttcaatttcatgTGTGTTTCCTGACCACATGTGAGAAGTGTAGagaaaaaatataatcatttctATTGCTGAAACGCAAAAAGTCAGATCATGGTATGGTGGGAATATTAAAAGTACCTGAGAAAGAGCAATAGGGAGATTATTTGATGCAAATCTGCCACCAGAAAGGCTCCCAGTAGGTTGTTGAACCCCACCAGTTGGAACATTACTTAATGTTGAGTTTCTAGATGTGAGGGTACCAGGCATGTTGGGAATATTAAAGCTACCATGAATATTGTGCAGGCCTTGAATAGTACCTGCAAAAAATAACAACACAATTGCATGAGTTCAGAAGAACAAAGAAGATTGAGTTCTGGTAAAATCTACCCACCAGTGTGATGGAAAACAGGGGAAGCCGCACCGGACTGACTTGAGAAAGATGTTCCAAAAGAACGTCCGCTACTGTCTGGAAGATTTGAAGCTGATCCATTAATAGAAGACTGCAATGATATGCACGTTATAGTTTCCAGTTAATAGATGAACCTACTATTATAAAAAATACAAGCAAGAAGGATACAGGCAAGAGAAAGGAATCACATGCAAACTTGATTTTAActttcaattaaaaagaaaatagaccATGAAAGGAAGAAGATTCCTATACATTATATCATTTATGATTTTGAAAGGAATTCTAACATTTCAAACCACCGAAGACCTATAACCAAAATATTTATACTCTCTAAGTTTAGAAATCAGTATGCCAGAAAATATTTATCATCAAGTACACGCACATATACATAGACATAAGGAAGCAACAGAATCCAATATGTTGCATCTACAAACTAAAAAGAACAATCTAATCATCTTCTTCTCAAAGAATTAAGTTCACCTACAGAAACCACACAAATGAGATTAACGTTCCTAAAAGATTGCAACTCTAAATAAACTGTTCAGTTACAGTAATAATACATTAAGTAACCCCGACATTGCACAAGTGTCAATGaaacatgcataaaatcattCGCTGTTGAGAAAGAGCCCTTCAATATCTTCAGTATCGTAGGGGTTATAGCCTGAAAAGGAAAACATAATTGTAAGAAACTAACCCCAGAACAATAAAAAGGAGGTGAAAAGCAAACATCAAGCCAATGCTGAGCCAAACCTGATACCAACAATACACACCCAAAATACTACAGATATGTAGAAGTAAAACAACAATCTAAACTCTTTCCCGCTACTTAGGCTATGACATTGGCACCTAGAAAATATGTCCAGCTATGGTTCACAACATCACATTTGGCTTAAAACCACCCACTTTTACAACTTTCCACTTCCCAATGACAGTACATGAtcattaaaaaaaaggttttttaaagaaaagaacCTATATACGATGCATTTGAAACCTTTTGGcttgcataattttttttctgtATTGAAATTAAGGAAATTTTGCATGGCCACAAAAGAAAGAATCACTAAACAAATCATCCAAAGAACATCCACAAAACGAAACCTAAATTTATAGCAGCACTACTGATCCATTGTTTCATCTTAAACCATTTTAAGTTGAAAGGAAATAAGTCAGCGTAATTGATTGCTTCATCTTAAACTAATCCACTGTTTTTAAATTAAACGAATAAATCCAAAAAcgataaaaagaagaagaagaagaagaagaagaagaagaagaagaagaagaaaactaaAAACCGAACATATTTGTTGATATAGATATCAGTTTTTCAAATAACATCAATATCATGATTCAAAGAAATAAATCCTCAAAGATGCTTTTTTcccaaataaatgaataaaaagacCCTACAGTACTCTCCGGTTAGTTCAGTT
The genomic region above belongs to Gossypium hirsutum isolate 1008001.06 chromosome D05, Gossypium_hirsutum_v2.1, whole genome shotgun sequence and contains:
- the LOC107906175 gene encoding probable NOT transcription complex subunit VIP2 isoform X2; this encodes MSGLLNSSINGSASNLPDSSGRSFGTSFSSQSGAASPVFHHTGTIQGLHNIHGSFNIPNMPGTLTSRNSTLSNVPTGGVQQPTGSLSGGRFASNNLPIALSQLSHGGSHGHSGVTNRGGLGVSPILGNAGPRISSSMGNMVGGGNIGRSMSSGGGLSVPGLASRLNLSANSGSGSLSLQGQNRLMSSMLPQGSPQVISMLGNSYPSAGGPLSQGHVQAVNNLSSLGMLNDVNSNENSPFDITNDFPQLTSRPNSSGGPQGQLGSLRKQGLTPIVQQNQEFSIQNEDFPALPGFKGGNADYAMDLHQKEQLHDNTISMMQSQQFSMGRSGAFNLGGSYSSHRPQQQQHAPSASSSGVSFPSVNNQDPLHLHGSDIFPSSHSGYHTQNSGPPGIGLRPLNSSNTVSGMGYDQLIQQYQQHQNQSPFRLQQMSAVNQSFREPGLKSTQAAQSDSDPFGLLGLQSVIKMTNPDLTSLALGIDLTTLGLNLNSSENLHKTFGSAWSDEPAKGDPEFTVPQCYYAKQPPALHQGYFSKFTVDALFYIFYRCHAKDEAQLYAANELYNRGWFYHKEFRFWFMRVPNVEPLVKTNTYERGSYHYFDPNSFEIIRKDNFVVHYELLEKRPSLPQH
- the LOC107906175 gene encoding probable NOT transcription complex subunit VIP2 isoform X1 produces the protein MSGLLNSSINGSASNLPDSSGRSFGTSFSSQSGAASPVFHHTGTIQGLHNIHGSFNIPNMPGTLTSRNSTLSNVPTGGVQQPTGSLSGGRFASNNLPIALSQLSHGGSHGHSGVTNRGGISVVGNPGFSSNTNGVGGSIPGILPTSAAIGNRNAVPGLGVSPILGNAGPRISSSMGNMVGGGNIGRSMSSGGGLSVPGLASRLNLSANSGSGSLSLQGQNRLMSSMLPQGSPQVISMLGNSYPSAGGPLSQGHVQAVNNLSSLGMLNDVNSNENSPFDITNDFPQLTSRPNSSGGPQGQLGSLRKQGLTPIVQQNQEFSIQNEDFPALPGFKGGNADYAMDLHQKEQLHDNTISMMQSQQFSMGRSGAFNLGGSYSSHRPQQQQHAPSASSSGVSFPSVNNQDPLHLHGSDIFPSSHSGYHTQNSGPPGIGLRPLNSSNTVSGMGYDQLIQQYQQHQNQSPFRLQQMSAVNQSFREPGLKSTQAAQSDSDPFGLLGLQSVIKMTNPDLTSLALGIDLTTLGLNLNSSENLHKTFGSAWSDEPAKGDPEFTVPQCYYAKQPPALHQGYFSKFTVDALFYIFYRCHAKDEAQLYAANELYNRGWFYHKEFRFWFMRVPNVEPLVKTNTYERGSYHYFDPNSFEIIRKDNFVVHYELLEKRPSLPQH